Below is a genomic region from Deltaproteobacteria bacterium.
GTGGCCTTCTTCCTGGCCGGGGGATTGAGGAAAGTCATTCGAGACCGGGCCGAGGTTTCGTGCGCCCGCCTTCCGGAACTCACGTCTTATCTGGGCCTGGTGGCTTTGGGAACCGTGGCTGACATGGTGCCGCTGACCAGGGTCAACAGGATTCTCGTGAGTGAAGGTCTCAAACATTTAAGCAATTCGGCCTGGCCCGGCCTGGTTGCCCTTAAAGAGGTTAGCGACCTCGGTCCGGGCCGGCCGGTGACAGCGACCGATGTGGGGTTCAGGCTGGCGCCGCGCCTCAATGCCGCCGGGCGCCTGGATTCCCCGCAGCCAGGTCTCGACCTTCTTTTGACTCAAGATGCTGGCCAGGCGCAGGTCCTGGCGGCCATTCTGGAAAGCCACAACAATAAACGGAGACAGCTCCAGGAGCAGATCGTGCGCCAGGCCAAGGACATTCTACAGGACGATCTGTATGACAGGCGCAAGTTCATTATCCTGGCCCGTGAGAACTGGCACCGCGGCGTACTCGGTATCGCGGCTTCCAAGCTGGTTGAGACTTTTCACAAGCCCGCCATTCTGCTATCAATCAAAGACGGTCAGGCACAGGGCTCAGGTCGGTCAATCGAGGGTTTCAGTCTGTTTGAGGCCCTGAATCAATGCCAAACTATCCTGGATCATTTCGGCGGACATGACCAGGCTGCCGGCCTGGCTTTGATTGCGGAAAATGTTCCCCGGCTGGCCGAAGCCTTAGAAGAGATAGCTGTTCGGGAATTAGGTGAAAAAGACTTAAGCCCTGGGCTGCGCATCGAGGCGGAGCTGAGTCCGGAGGAGCTCACTCAGGGTCTGGTTCAGCAGCTTTTGAGACTGGCTCCCTTTGGTTCTGGGAATCCCGAACCCACCCTGGCTGTGGCCGGGCTTAAGGTTCTATCCTGCGCCATCGTCGGCCAGAACCACCTCAAACTTCGTCTCAAAGGCAGAAACCGTATCCTGGATATTATTGGCTTTGGTCTGGGAGATCTTTTACCCGACTTGGGACCTCAAGTATCAGTCGCTTTACGGCCGCTGACTTCGATCTATCAGGGCCAGGTCACTCACGGCTGGCAAGCTGTTGATATCAAGACAGAAACAGGTGAGGCGTCTTGAT
It encodes:
- a CDS encoding single-stranded-DNA-specific exonuclease RecJ, with protein sequence VAFFLAGGLRKVIRDRAEVSCARLPELTSYLGLVALGTVADMVPLTRVNRILVSEGLKHLSNSAWPGLVALKEVSDLGPGRPVTATDVGFRLAPRLNAAGRLDSPQPGLDLLLTQDAGQAQVLAAILESHNNKRRQLQEQIVRQAKDILQDDLYDRRKFIILARENWHRGVLGIAASKLVETFHKPAILLSIKDGQAQGSGRSIEGFSLFEALNQCQTILDHFGGHDQAAGLALIAENVPRLAEALEEIAVRELGEKDLSPGLRIEAELSPEELTQGLVQQLLRLAPFGSGNPEPTLAVAGLKVLSCAIVGQNHLKLRLKGRNRILDIIGFGLGDLLPDLGPQVSVALRPLTSIYQGQVTHGWQAVDIKTETGEAS